The Theobroma cacao cultivar B97-61/B2 chromosome 1, Criollo_cocoa_genome_V2, whole genome shotgun sequence genome contains the following window.
AACTCATTTTGGTTCGGTTTGGTTGTTCGAGTCGGTtccaatatattttttgaaacatataataaaaaatgttactACTATTTCATTGAGtggtaaatttgtttttatgaaaattttaataaaatatgttggaatttttacaatttagcatttttaaagaaatacaataatatttattaaaggGTAAACTGGTGCTTTTATACTTACTCTCTAATTATTctatgataaaattttaacaatcaaacattttaatatTCTCTCTTTATTCCAtccataattaaaatatgtaatagctattgtttttctattttattcatatgaaataattatttcattttatttttattttattttgtagacCTAACGTGTTGTAAAGTCTCATTATGCATTAGTTTGACTCGACGTTATGTTAAATTGTCAATTTGTTTAATATGtataatgattttttatttaaagtatAATAGTTACAATCATACATCttgataattatttgattatgattgtaACTTTTAATTATGAGTATAATAACaatgatgatggtggtggtggtgacAATTAGTGGTGGAGTCGGGTGGTAGggtcaattttaaattattttattattatatatatagaaattagaaatataatattttgtcactttaaattaaatcaaatagatTGTTCTGAAAATAGTAGTAAGTCATTTAACTTATTATCTAAAAGATtgggttaaatcaattttttactccaaatcaaatcattgACTTAATCTATAACCTTATATGATTACATTTTAGTAACTAACTCTTTTTTTAAGCCAAGCACTGCCTAATgtgataatttaatttttttttaggcTTTATGTCTATttgtatttataaatctaaaatttatttttaaattgtaaatgaaattttatgttataatttaattttatttcaaaagtgattaattttttaacattgttaatgaaattttatattataatttaattttgcttcaaagtgattaattttttattttgaattaagtCATTGACCCGATCTATGAATTTCTATGATCACACTTTTTTTTACGTCGAGTATTGCCTAATGTGATAATCTAATATCTTTGTTATGCTTTAGGACTATTTGTATTTgtgaatctaaaaatttattttaaaattactaatgaaattttatattataatttaatttaattttaaaaatcattaattttttattttgaattaaattattgaCTTGATCCATAATTTTGTATGATTACTCTTTATACAAAATCCTTGATCTTCGCTGAAGATTGGATTGTAGTTTCTAAATAAAGGTAGACTTTCTTTCATTATATATGGGTCATCTTTTTTCAAAAGACAACACAGTGGGGACATATTTTAAAGTGATAATATCTCATCGTGGAACACAATCTAACAATCTTTATACGAACATTTCTTAAGTCTTATGTCAATCTTTTATTTGCATTTAGTTTACTTCAATAGAAATAGGTAAACATGTTTACACACGACTCATTTTCACTTCTTTTAATCTATAAAATGGCTTAATTGTAAAAGGTTAAGTGAAATAGGTATATACTTAAGCATCACTAtgatttttatctcttttttttggtttttgagaagccataatattgttaaCGTAACAAGGCTGTTACAAACATATCACAGAGTCAAAATTGGCTCTGTTCTAACAAAGAAGTCGAAACACCAAGGTAGCTTCCAGTTACATGAAAACATCACAAACAATATAGCACTATTGTTGACGCACCTTGGAGTTGATGAGTTGAGTATCAAAATACAACCACCTTAAAGCCCGATTCAATGATCAACGCACTCTTGCCTAACCATGCATAATTGCAAAACATATACGCAGTCTTTTAGCCGTTAGTGCTTTCACAGGGCTGATCCTttttcaaatggatgttaagaatgtattttttttttttattaacgaTTTACAAGCAAAAGTGTACATGTTCCATCCATCTAGTTACTCTCATCTAGTTTGTAAGCTTCAACGAGCCTTATACGGTTTGAAACAAACAACGAGAGCCTAATGTACAAAATTTACTGTCACGATtgcttaatttaatttgtattttttatttgacatattacttatgatatgtttttcttgttttctacGTAGATGATATGACTAGCATTCTCGAATTACATTTTGTTTCTTAGTTAACATTTGCGATGAAGAATCTTGactttcttacttatttctTGAAACATTGTTTGGATATTCATTCAATTATGTCTACAATCTCAATCAAAACAAATATGAAATCTCCCCTTTGTTATACATACTTGATACCTTTTCATATCaagaggaaaaataaaatacaaggTACATATAATTTTAcagtaattttcttttatcaagcATAATTTGAGACAAAGGAGATTAAATTCAACTCTTTGGTATCTATATATCATTAAATCAATACAAATATTTGATGATAGTTACAATTTATTCTTGTTACTCAAGTTACATATATAAAAGGTATAACgacatataatttaaatgtagCCATCTTCCTTCCCCTTATCTAATTCATTCCCATGTCAATTTggtatttctttattcttACTTCCGTTTCATGAGTCATCGAAATGTTTGGTATTTCTTCCCATCTTCAATTTTCCAAACGAGGGAACAATCCATGCTTATCCTTTTATTTATGCTGTATATTCAATATTTGGTTTGATTTGCTCCAACCAAATTCCTTACCATGCATTGCATGAATTTCTCACTATCATATATAGCTAAACTTAAGTTCCTAGATTGGAAATTTGATCAAACGTAGTCAACCCCAATTTAATCTTAGACTCTTAAAATTCTTTCTAAATGAATTTTGACTTACAATATTTAATCACGCACATGCCATTCAAGAaagttcttaatttttttgggatattttaaattgtagTATTAAATTGTCTGGTCCACgatcattattttattgactATCAACGTAATTGCTTTTAAATCAATTACAATAGAAGGATAAGTTATTTATTGATAtcgattttgttttttaactataaattagttaataattgatttattaattaattagtctataataattatcaaaatttatttaattgattttatctatgaatctatatatttattcatatttgtgTATACGTATTTTCCTAATAAAGCAACATCTactataaatatataacaaacaaaatctttatatatataaaaaataattctatgtGGATGATCTATGTGAATAGTCTACTTTCGTGTCATGTGTTTTATAGTTAATGTAATTGACTTGATTTCATACATcttcaacttaaaaaataatttttagataaaattatttacatttatttCCTTCTAAATATCTAttgtaaataaatttcaattcaagTTGCAgacataatttattttctcgCAAAGTCTGAAACGAGAAATGCATTTCACCTTTACTCCCAAACAGTCCCTAATTCCCTCCAAATTAAGGAAtctacaaaaaagaaagaaaccatCGGTGGAGATGGTAAAGTAAATACTATTAGCGACCGCAGCTGGCGCGAAACCACACTGCAAGATCTCAAAACCTCCAGAGATCTAATCTGAACCCACTGAATTCCAAGCTTTCGTTGGCCCAAAAGCAAAAGCGTCAAGAAcaaagttaaataaataaaaacagggaaggaaaaatgaagaacaCGGCGCAGTCTTGGTTCCTAGGAGGACCCAGCAGCGGCGGTGTCGATCAACAGAAATCGCCGTCTTTGTTGGCGGATTGGAATGCCTACGCCGCTTCCCAAGACGCTGATTCTTCCGCTCTTGGGTTCGATCTCGAAGCCGCTGTCCGTACTACCTCCGATAAAGTCAGCGGCACCTTTAACGTGTGCGTATTTCTTatgactatatatatatatatatatatgactatatatatatatatatatatatatatatatatatatatataatgttgcTTTTGCATGGAATTTTGATGGAGGACAGTTTGTTGTGtgagtttatatttttttttctttgcttcgTAGCAAAAGGGTATCTTTctgttgtttattttgttctaTTGGTTTAATTCGGTAGATTTTTTTGGCTTTGATGAACTGGATTGAATATGGGTTCATTTCGTCAGAAAAAGTCTACCCTTTCAAAAATGAACGAAGGGTTAAATGCAATATGTTCCGGTTAAGGAATTACGGGTTAGAATTTGAGACTCTACTGGGAGTTGTCAGGTTTAGGAGTGTAATCAAGCCGAGCCGAGCCTTGATTTTGACTCGATTAGGCTCAAATATGATAAACTCAAGTAAGGAGCTTGAGCTCAAATTCAATCATTAGTATACATAAACTATCAGAAAAGCCTCGATAGTAAATGAGATCAGCTTGACTATTCATCGAGAGGAGTTTGAATAGCATGATTGATTTACACCACTAATTAGGTTTGAATCTTAAAGAAAGGAGGGTAAGATTTATCGGATGGAAGAGAGGTACCTCTCCCAGCTTCCACatttaccaaaatattttgagcTAGTTGCTTTCCAATCTTGTTTTCATTTATTGGATGGTTGATGAAGAAAAGTAATGATCTAAAGAGAGTAAATATGACAGATTGTGGGGCACCATTTGCTATTGTGCATGGTTTGGGCGGATAAGGTTGATAAGTAAGCATTCTTTAATGCAGCAATGGGtggattttttaatttcttttcaatctTTGGTGAAACCTATGGAGGATTTATTTGCTTTTCCTGTAGCTTAGTTACACGGTATGGCAAAGATCATGTTTAAGATATTGTTGGATTGTTGTAAAATGAACATTACAAAAAGCTTGCCAACAaaaatcttcttttttccATTGTTGTTGGATAGCAGTAAATTACAAAATGTATCAGAATAAGAGTTCAAGAATGTTTCAATCTGAGTTACCCCCATTTGCAAGTACTTCTGATTAATTTCCTAAGTGAGCTTTTCAAGCAAAGTAGATAGGTTTTGTACACAGTTCATGCCATTAGCTGTTCTACAATTCAGTGATTGGCCCCATTTAGTCGAGCAACCTTGTCTCCTGCTCACTTCCATAGTCAACAAAGATTCTCTCTTTGCATTCTGCCTGCAGCACTGATAATAGGTTATggcttttcttcattttatgAGGATTATTAGTATGCTCTGTGGGTGCAATAGGTTTTATTGTGAATGTGATGAAGCATAATATATGAGCTTTTGCCTTTATGTATGGAGTGTAGTTTTACAGCTTATGCAAATAAAATAGGAGGGACACAAATTTCTTGTTACCTTGATGATAAGAATCTCTTTTGAGTGGAATTCTGCTTTCTGGAAAGCATAAGAGGAGAGAAGGCTCATTATCAGAAAAGTCTGGCTTATTTGTGGTTTGAGCTTTGATCACTCTTTTCTCTGTAGTCATTATTTCTTATATTTCAATGTTGATGCCGATTTAACTTGTCAGGGTCTCAAAAGGAGTCAGAGACTTACCAGGCAGCTTTCAATCTGCAACTAGCAATGTCCCATCTGGTAAATCCTTAATGTATTTTGGGGTGTTTCTTGCTGCTGGATTGTTCTTTGTCTTCATTGCGTTCACCATGTTCCTTCCAGTGATAGTACTGGTGCCGCAGAAGTTTGCTATCTGCTTTACAATCGGTTGTGCGTTAATTGTTGGCTCATTCTTTGCCTTGAAAGGTCCTCGAAATCAGCTTGCACACATGTCCTCCAAAGAGGTATATTAGTTCAttgctttctttttgcttAGTACACATTTTGATTTACCTACTAAAACTTGCAATTTAAAGACCACTCTGAAACTAGAagtaatcttttttttttaccctcTTACAGCATCCTAAAATACCTtgtgttttctttcttctttgctttcaGAGGCTGCCTTTTACTTTGGGTTTTGTCGGCAGCATGGTGGGAACTATTTATGTTTCCATGTGGCTTCATAGTTACATTCTTTCTGTGCTGTTCTCTGTATTACAGGTATTAGCACCATATCAATCtgagttttcttttgttttcttccttcatGTTGGGGAAATGGGATGCTGGGATAGTGGCCAAGTCAGGTTTGATAGAGTTTCTGGATATGTACAAAGTGCCTGAAGTGCTGTTATGCATAAGTTACTGCTCTGACTGCTAAGTACAAGCTGTTTTATAACATTGTGGAATGCCTTCTGTGAGTGCTAGCTGTTTTACTAACATTTTAGAATGCCttatttctaattaaattcTGTTATTCATACAATGCCTTCTACAAAATTTATTAGGGATCTTCTAAGATCTAGGggataataatttaattcttttactattttgccagcatatttttttgaaacagATTTTAAGTACTATCATGTATTATGCCTCATATGATAAGTAATCATTAACATTGTCTGGATGTTGCATTACTACATTCTGCACCAAAAGTGGTGGAATGAAAGTTAGTGGAAATTGATGCCTGTTCGATCTTTTTTAGGTCATTACGCTATCTTACTATGCCATGTCCTACTTCCCCGGAGGATCTGCTGGATTGAAAGTTCTTTCTTCTACTCTTGCCTCATCAGTGTTGAGATGCTTTGGGAGGTGATATTGGTGTCTGGTTTTTTCATATAGTAGTTTGGTCGTTCATAAGTTACAGCTTTCTACAAGATTCAGGTTCTTCCAGTATCACTTGTTGTGCAACATTTTAAGATATAATTGAGTTGCTcttcaaatggtaaattcaAATGTGATTCACCTTATTATAGGGAGATGATAAATTATTGTACATTTTTTGCCTCTAAAATCAAAATAGCAGACGTGGTAACATTGcattttttctaatatttctttttattttatcactTTGGAAGTTGCTTTTGGTTCCCTGTAGAGATATTTATATTATCTGCTTGACAAAGGACAGATGGTGAGTGAAGCTAAAACCGATGTCTGTGCATAGGACAGTAATATTCATTGAGTAATCTGCTTTGAGGATTCCAGGTAAGGTCCCAAAAGATTCTGGAAATTTGTTAATGGATTCTGCTAATCAATCATACTTCCATTACAAATCATTTAACTGTTGTAAAGCagtttgaatatgaatttgaaTATTTCCCATGTTTTTATTCGTAAACTTCAGACCTTCAAAAAGGAACTTACAAGTTTTTCCTTTGTAGTATAAGGCCATTGAACGTTCAAGTACCTTGCATTTTGGCTTAATGGTGCAATCAGTATAAGCATCTCTCCTGTATATCCCATAATACAACAAAGAGGAATATACGGGGAATAAAAAATTAGCAGAAAAAAGGATTCTGTTAAgggtaaaattaattttacttCCTGGTTTGTCATATCCTTTGTTGCTGGAAGTATAGATTGATGGGTGTGTGTCCGAGGCAGGCAcgtttctttttatttttttttttatgcttttcaTATATGTGAAGGGTGAGAAAGCTATATTTATGTCTGTTGAATGTGTTGATTACAggtattttagaaaaaatgaaaagtcagAGCAATAGAACTCATGTCTGCATTCTTTCTAATTTAACCAATATCATTTTTGGCCACGAGCCAACATTGCATGGCGTTTCACTCTTGCTAATTGTCACAACAGGTAAGCAGAATCTATCTTGGTGCTTTGCAAATGGTTTTCTCATTTTCGCCAAAGAAAGTGCTACAGCACTACTATCTACattcccccccccccccccc
Protein-coding sequences here:
- the LOC18612519 gene encoding protein transport protein SFT2 isoform X2; amino-acid sequence: MKNTAQSWFLGGPSSGGVDQQKSPSLLADWNAYAASQDADSSALGFDLEAAVRTTSDKVSGTFNVVSKGVRDLPGSFQSATSNVPSVIVLVPQKFAICFTIGCALIVGSFFALKGPRNQLAHMSSKERLPFTLGFVGSMVGTIYVSMWLHSYILSVLFSVLQVITLSYYAMSYFPGGSAGLKVLSSTLASSVLRCFGR
- the LOC18612519 gene encoding protein transport protein SFT2 isoform X1, which translates into the protein MKNTAQSWFLGGPSSGGVDQQKSPSLLADWNAYAASQDADSSALGFDLEAAVRTTSDKVSGTFNVVSKGVRDLPGSFQSATSNVPSGKSLMYFGVFLAAGLFFVFIAFTMFLPVIVLVPQKFAICFTIGCALIVGSFFALKGPRNQLAHMSSKERLPFTLGFVGSMVGTIYVSMWLHSYILSVLFSVLQVITLSYYAMSYFPGGSAGLKVLSSTLASSVLRCFGR